In Bradyrhizobium lablabi, one DNA window encodes the following:
- a CDS encoding DMT family transporter yields the protein MTGWLALVAAGLFEIAWAFGLKYSDGLTRFWPTAATGLAIALSFGLMAIALRSLPFGTAYAVWTGIGAVGSILVGMLVYSEPADPVRVLCLTLIVAGMVGLKLNSPV from the coding sequence GTGACCGGGTGGCTTGCACTGGTCGCGGCGGGATTGTTCGAGATCGCCTGGGCGTTCGGCCTGAAATATTCCGACGGGCTCACGAGGTTCTGGCCGACGGCCGCGACCGGCCTCGCGATCGCGCTCTCTTTCGGATTGATGGCGATCGCGCTGAGGTCGCTGCCGTTCGGCACGGCTTACGCGGTGTGGACCGGGATCGGGGCGGTCGGCAGTATCCTGGTCGGCATGCTGGTTTATAGCGAGCCGGCCGATCCGGTTCGGGTTTTGTGCCTGACGCTGATCGTCGCTGGCATGGTTGGGCTGAAGCTCAATTCGCCGGTGTGA
- a CDS encoding lysylphosphatidylglycerol synthase transmembrane domain-containing protein, which yields MGIVLSLAIAAIAIYALTHALKRVNYDEVLAVVHNTNSGRIALAMMLVAMSYGSLTLYDLLALRTIGRTEVPYRIAALASFTSYPIAHGIGAVALISPVIRYRIYSGSGLGAVDVANICFLTGLTFWLGNLTSLGLSLLIDPGAISLFDYLPQQLNRLVASALLLGIVAFVVWSWLSPRSIGTRKWPVRLPSGPIVLLQIAIGVFDLAAAALAMYVLIPSAMNIDIFRLTTVFIAATLLGFASHTPAGIGVFDAAILLGLGGDDKEPLIAALLMFRVLYHFIPFVLALTLFGSVEAWRSLRAKR from the coding sequence TTGGGTATCGTCTTAAGCCTCGCGATCGCCGCGATCGCCATCTACGCGCTGACGCATGCGCTCAAGCGCGTCAATTACGACGAAGTGCTCGCGGTCGTTCACAACACCAATTCGGGCCGCATTGCGCTTGCGATGATGCTGGTGGCGATGTCCTACGGCAGTTTGACGCTCTACGATCTGCTGGCGCTTCGCACCATCGGTCGCACAGAGGTTCCCTACCGCATTGCAGCTCTGGCGAGTTTTACGAGCTATCCGATCGCGCATGGAATAGGCGCGGTGGCGCTGATCTCGCCGGTGATCCGTTATCGAATCTATTCGGGCAGCGGGCTTGGCGCGGTCGACGTGGCGAATATCTGCTTTTTGACCGGGCTGACATTCTGGCTGGGCAATTTGACGTCGCTCGGGCTCAGCCTCCTCATCGATCCCGGTGCCATCAGCCTGTTCGATTATCTGCCGCAGCAGCTCAACCGATTGGTGGCGTCTGCGCTGCTTTTGGGAATTGTCGCTTTCGTGGTCTGGAGCTGGCTTTCGCCCCGAAGCATCGGAACCCGCAAGTGGCCGGTCCGGCTTCCCTCCGGGCCCATCGTGTTGCTGCAGATCGCGATCGGCGTTTTCGATCTCGCGGCGGCTGCGCTTGCGATGTACGTGTTGATTCCATCCGCAATGAATATCGATATCTTCCGCCTCACCACCGTTTTCATCGCCGCGACATTACTGGGCTTCGCAAGCCACACGCCGGCGGGGATCGGCGTGTTCGACGCCGCGATATTGCTTGGTCTTGGCGGCGACGACAAGGAACCGCTGATCGCGGCGTTGTTGATGTTCCGCGTCCTCTATCACTTCATCCCGTTCGTGCTGGCGCTCACTCTGTTCGGCAGCGTGGAAGCGTGGCGGAGTTTGCGCGCCAAGCGCTAG
- a CDS encoding regulator, with amino-acid sequence MTMSTTATASKGDFKPVLWTPGDWNAFFGFGTNILVNMLVLTGLLRFVLKMPDSLVFGRILPALGLMMCLSTFYYAWLAYRLAVKTGRSDVCALPSGVSVPHMFIVTFVIMLPITIKTGDPMKGWSAGLVWVFFQSFILMIGGFIAPVIRKITPRAALLGTLAGVSVTFISMRPALEMYMTPQIGLVCFAIILASWFGGVKYYKGIPAGLVAIAVGMIIAWGSNLFGLGLGGLSVKGVGDAFASFGFSVPIPAVNQVFSGFEFLGVILVTAIPFGIYDLVEAMDNVESAEAAGDEYPTTRVLTADGVVSLIGCLMGNPFINAVYIGHPGWKAMGGRIGYSAATGIMVVVLSWFGIISVLLALVPVVAISPILLYIGMLIGAQAFQTTPIKHAPAIVLALTPHLAAWAKLQIDTMLGSTINAAQAVGGLAADKVGAVKTAAIAALPQQGVLYHGLEVMGGGSILTGLVLGAIGVFVIERDFVKASAFALSGAVLTYFGFMHGEAVGIGGGLGVTPTVALAYAVVAAGFFALGKLGTTADTVAHPVEMHAAPAE; translated from the coding sequence ATCACGATGAGCACGACAGCGACAGCGAGCAAAGGCGATTTCAAACCGGTCTTGTGGACGCCAGGCGACTGGAACGCCTTTTTCGGATTCGGCACCAATATCCTCGTCAACATGCTGGTGCTGACCGGCCTGTTGCGCTTCGTGCTGAAGATGCCGGACTCGCTCGTGTTCGGCCGCATCCTCCCCGCACTCGGCCTGATGATGTGCCTCTCGACATTCTACTATGCGTGGCTCGCCTATCGGCTGGCGGTCAAGACCGGCCGCAGCGACGTCTGCGCGCTGCCGTCCGGCGTCAGCGTGCCGCATATGTTCATCGTTACCTTCGTGATCATGCTGCCGATCACGATCAAGACCGGCGATCCGATGAAGGGCTGGTCCGCAGGTCTCGTCTGGGTGTTCTTCCAGAGTTTTATCCTGATGATCGGCGGCTTTATCGCACCGGTGATTCGGAAAATCACCCCGCGCGCCGCGCTGCTCGGAACGCTTGCGGGCGTCTCCGTGACGTTCATCTCGATGCGTCCGGCGCTCGAGATGTACATGACGCCGCAGATCGGATTGGTGTGCTTCGCCATCATCCTCGCGAGCTGGTTTGGCGGCGTCAAATATTACAAGGGAATCCCGGCCGGCCTCGTCGCCATCGCGGTCGGCATGATCATCGCCTGGGGCTCCAACCTGTTCGGTCTCGGGCTCGGCGGCTTGAGCGTCAAGGGCGTCGGCGACGCCTTTGCGAGTTTCGGTTTCTCGGTGCCGATACCGGCCGTCAACCAGGTGTTCTCGGGCTTTGAATTCCTCGGCGTCATCCTGGTCACCGCCATCCCGTTCGGCATCTATGATCTCGTCGAGGCGATGGACAACGTCGAGAGCGCCGAGGCCGCGGGCGATGAATATCCGACCACGCGCGTGCTCACCGCCGACGGTGTCGTCAGCCTGATCGGCTGCCTGATGGGCAATCCGTTCATCAACGCGGTCTATATCGGCCATCCCGGATGGAAGGCGATGGGCGGCCGGATCGGCTACTCGGCCGCCACCGGAATCATGGTGGTTGTGTTGTCATGGTTCGGTATCATCTCGGTCTTGCTGGCGCTGGTGCCGGTGGTCGCGATCTCACCGATCCTGCTCTATATCGGCATGCTGATCGGCGCCCAGGCGTTCCAGACCACGCCGATCAAACATGCGCCCGCGATCGTGCTAGCGCTGACGCCGCATCTGGCCGCCTGGGCCAAGCTGCAGATCGACACCATGCTCGGCTCGACCATCAATGCGGCTCAGGCCGTCGGCGGCCTCGCCGCCGACAAGGTCGGCGCGGTCAAGACGGCGGCGATTGCCGCGCTGCCGCAGCAAGGCGTGCTCTATCACGGGCTGGAAGTGATGGGCGGCGGTTCGATCCTCACCGGCCTCGTGCTCGGCGCGATCGGCGTGTTCGTGATCGAGCGCGATTTTGTGAAGGCCTCCGCCTTTGCGCTGTCGGGCGCAGTGCTCACCTATTTCGGCTTCATGCACGGCGAGGCCGTCGGCATCGGCGGCGGACTGGGCGTGACGCCGACGGTGGCGCTGGCCTACGCCGTGGTGGCGGCCGGGTTCTTCGCGCTCGGCAAACTGGGCACCACGGCCGACACGGTCGCGCATCCGGTCGAGATGCACGCCGCGCCTGCCGAATAA
- a CDS encoding cysteine hydrolase family protein codes for MTNSRQSSSGTIVAEPEPIEIDWAATALLIIDMQRDFMEPGGFGETLGNDVSQLARAVQPIASVLGAARDQGMLVVHTREGHLPDLSDAPPAKIERGAPSLRIGDPGPMGRILIRGEAGHDIIPALYPLDNEIIIDKPGKGAFYATELGDVLQKYGIENLLVCGVTTEVCVNTTVREANDRGYRCVVLSDGCASYFPEFHEMGLKMIKAQGGIFGWVADSAAVLKAMTPETSSKSAAGGSR; via the coding sequence ATGACGAACTCGAGACAGTCTTCCAGCGGTACCATCGTCGCGGAGCCAGAACCGATCGAGATCGATTGGGCGGCAACTGCGCTTCTCATCATCGACATGCAGCGCGATTTCATGGAGCCCGGCGGCTTCGGCGAAACGCTCGGCAATGACGTCTCGCAACTGGCGCGCGCGGTGCAGCCGATCGCATCGGTACTGGGTGCGGCGCGCGATCAGGGGATGCTGGTCGTGCACACCCGCGAAGGCCATTTGCCCGATCTGTCCGACGCACCGCCGGCCAAGATCGAGCGCGGCGCGCCGTCGTTGCGGATCGGCGACCCCGGCCCGATGGGACGGATCCTGATCCGCGGCGAAGCCGGGCACGACATCATTCCCGCGCTCTATCCGCTCGACAACGAGATCATCATCGACAAGCCCGGCAAGGGCGCCTTCTACGCCACCGAGCTCGGCGACGTGCTGCAGAAATACGGCATCGAGAATTTATTGGTGTGCGGCGTGACCACCGAAGTCTGCGTCAACACCACGGTGCGCGAGGCCAACGACCGCGGCTACCGCTGCGTGGTGCTCTCGGATGGCTGCGCCTCTTACTTTCCCGAATTCCACGAAATGGGCCTGAAGATGATCAAGGCCCAGGGCGGCATCTTCGGCTGGGTCGCAGACTCAGCCGCGGTTCTCAAGGCAATGACACCGGAGACTTCGAGCAAATCAGCAGCAGGGGGATCACGATGA
- a CDS encoding BMP family ABC transporter substrate-binding protein, with protein MTKLSLSRRAFLGGAAASPFVLSGLSGPARAADITVGIIYVGSRQDYGWNQAHAVGAQALKEIPGVKVVEEENVPETVAVAKTMESMINIDGATLLFPTSFGYFNPFVIDAAKKYPKIEFRHPTSLWQADKHPANAGGYFCYLDQGHYVNGIAAGLSTKSNKIGYIAAKPIPLVLRNVNSFTLGARKVNPNVTVQLIVTGDWALPVREAEAANALVDAGCDIIACHIDSPKVVIETAEKRGVKSCGHNANQADLAPKGFITGAELKWGTIYKSFAGMIAKGEKLPNMVIGGYDKEMVASSPFGAGCSDAGKNAAMAAIADLKAGKPIFTGTVKSNAGKVITSKDTPLYDPSLEATDYLVEGIVGTV; from the coding sequence ATGACCAAGCTTTCGCTTTCCCGCCGCGCGTTTCTCGGTGGCGCCGCCGCCAGCCCGTTTGTGCTTTCCGGCCTCAGCGGTCCGGCCCGCGCCGCCGATATTACGGTCGGCATCATCTATGTCGGGTCGCGCCAGGACTATGGCTGGAACCAGGCCCATGCGGTCGGCGCGCAAGCCTTGAAAGAAATCCCGGGCGTCAAGGTGGTCGAAGAGGAGAACGTGCCGGAAACGGTCGCGGTCGCGAAGACCATGGAGTCGATGATCAACATCGACGGCGCCACGCTGTTGTTTCCGACCTCGTTTGGCTATTTCAATCCGTTCGTGATCGATGCGGCGAAGAAATATCCGAAGATCGAGTTCCGCCATCCGACCTCGCTGTGGCAGGCCGACAAGCACCCCGCCAACGCCGGCGGCTATTTCTGTTATCTGGATCAGGGCCATTACGTAAACGGCATTGCCGCCGGCCTTTCGACCAAGTCCAACAAGATCGGCTACATCGCGGCGAAGCCGATCCCGCTGGTATTGCGCAACGTCAATTCGTTCACGCTCGGCGCCCGCAAGGTCAATCCCAACGTGACCGTGCAGCTGATCGTCACCGGCGACTGGGCATTGCCGGTGCGCGAGGCGGAAGCGGCCAATGCGCTGGTCGATGCGGGGTGCGATATCATCGCCTGCCACATCGACAGTCCCAAGGTGGTGATCGAGACCGCCGAGAAGCGCGGCGTGAAGAGCTGCGGCCACAATGCCAACCAGGCTGACCTCGCGCCGAAAGGATTCATCACCGGCGCCGAGCTGAAATGGGGAACGATCTACAAGAGTTTTGCCGGCATGATCGCCAAGGGCGAGAAGCTGCCTAACATGGTGATCGGCGGTTACGACAAGGAAATGGTGGCGAGTTCGCCGTTTGGCGCCGGGTGCAGCGACGCCGGCAAGAATGCCGCGATGGCGGCGATCGCCGACCTCAAGGCCGGCAAGCCGATCTTCACCGGCACGGTCAAGAGCAACGCCGGCAAGGTCATCACCAGTAAGGACACCCCGCTCTACGACCCGTCGCTCGAAGCGACCGATTATCTCGTCGAAGGAATCGTTGGAACCGTTTGA
- a CDS encoding GntR family transcriptional regulator, with product MSKKSTRVDFACKALRQAIIEQALPPGTKLPEDELGARFGMSRTLVRAALAHLQSEGLVDAPPRRTATTAKPTLEEAKEVFEVRRTLERAVVRLVIERWRPEFGAELEGHVREEEAARKAGEAPVSIRLAGEFHVKLAEMSGNGLLRRYLGEVVSRCSLILALYGRPHSADCAVNEHREIVTALRGRNADAAIAVMDHHLGAVEHRALLDQGRDAEFDLGAVLSRYAEVVDTSNPPKVAPLPKRKTRAAK from the coding sequence ATGAGCAAGAAATCCACCCGTGTCGATTTCGCCTGCAAGGCATTGCGCCAGGCAATCATCGAACAGGCGCTGCCGCCGGGCACCAAGCTGCCGGAAGATGAATTGGGCGCGCGGTTCGGCATGAGCCGCACCTTGGTGCGCGCCGCGCTTGCTCATCTGCAATCGGAGGGGCTGGTCGACGCACCGCCGCGGCGAACCGCGACCACGGCGAAGCCGACGCTGGAGGAAGCCAAAGAAGTGTTCGAGGTGCGTCGAACGCTCGAGCGCGCAGTGGTCCGGCTGGTGATCGAACGCTGGCGACCGGAATTCGGCGCCGAACTCGAAGGTCATGTCCGCGAGGAAGAAGCCGCGCGCAAGGCGGGCGAGGCGCCGGTTTCGATCCGGCTCGCCGGCGAATTCCACGTCAAACTGGCTGAGATGTCGGGCAACGGCCTGTTGCGGCGCTATCTCGGCGAGGTGGTGTCGCGCTGTTCCCTGATCCTGGCGCTCTATGGACGGCCGCATTCCGCCGATTGCGCCGTCAACGAGCATCGCGAGATCGTAACGGCGTTGCGCGGCCGCAATGCCGATGCCGCGATCGCCGTGATGGACCATCATCTCGGCGCGGTGGAGCACCGCGCGCTGCTGGATCAGGGCCGCGACGCCGAATTCGATCTCGGAGCGGTGCTGTCGCGCTACGCAGAGGTCGTGGATACCAGCAACCCACCGAAAGTTGCGCCGCTTCCCAAACGCAAAACGCGGGCGGCGAAATGA
- a CDS encoding DUF1989 domain-containing protein produces the protein MTSRTMISEFVLEPGTGKAIELLKGQILRVEQVEGGQCADFNCFNLHDYKEFMHCGRTRTVHGFHPTTGTFMWSAPPRERAMLYILEDTVGRNDVLFPRCSAYVYEAAYGFVVHTNCHDIQAEAQREYGLTPDDVHDSFNLFMCTGVDEDGHAFMTRQTTKPGDHVDLLALMDVLAVPNVCGADVMKTSNFALKPLKLTVFAATEADLAKVPSVPTLASQRTPKDFRNPVIKTDRPLRRDPSYKPEFPNTPIVVTELPIALGPDEIAMFNAVKRSDIYGDDDAAALRDLLFSWWEERFLQAHAGAPAIETK, from the coding sequence ATGACGTCAAGAACCATGATCTCCGAATTTGTTCTGGAGCCCGGCACCGGCAAGGCGATCGAACTCCTGAAAGGCCAGATCCTGCGCGTCGAACAGGTCGAGGGCGGCCAGTGCGCCGATTTCAATTGCTTCAACCTGCATGACTACAAGGAGTTCATGCATTGCGGCCGCACCCGCACGGTACACGGGTTTCATCCGACGACCGGCACTTTCATGTGGTCGGCGCCGCCGCGGGAGCGGGCGATGCTTTACATTCTCGAGGACACCGTCGGCCGCAACGACGTGCTGTTTCCACGCTGCAGCGCTTACGTCTACGAGGCCGCTTACGGTTTTGTGGTGCACACCAACTGCCACGACATCCAGGCCGAGGCACAGCGCGAATATGGCCTGACACCGGACGACGTGCACGATTCCTTCAACCTGTTCATGTGCACCGGCGTCGATGAGGACGGCCACGCCTTCATGACGCGGCAGACCACCAAACCCGGCGACCATGTCGACCTGCTGGCGCTGATGGACGTGCTGGCGGTACCCAATGTCTGCGGCGCCGACGTGATGAAGACCAGCAACTTTGCGCTGAAGCCGCTGAAGCTGACGGTGTTTGCCGCAACCGAAGCAGATCTCGCGAAAGTTCCCAGCGTCCCGACGCTCGCCAGCCAGCGCACGCCAAAGGATTTTAGAAATCCGGTCATCAAGACGGACCGGCCGCTGCGGCGCGATCCCTCGTACAAGCCGGAATTCCCCAACACGCCGATTGTCGTCACCGAGCTTCCGATCGCGCTTGGGCCCGACGAGATCGCAATGTTCAACGCCGTCAAGCGCTCCGATATTTATGGCGACGATGACGCCGCGGCGCTGCGCGATCTCCTGTTCTCGTGGTGGGAAGAACGCTTCCTGCAGGCCCATGCCGGCGCACCGGCCATTGAGACCAAATGA
- a CDS encoding flavin reductase family protein produces the protein MDAVAPPDAVTFDFRTLSARDRYKLMIGTVVPRPIALVTTVNPEGLINAAPFSFFNCLSADPPILALGVENHPDMSFKDTALNIRLTEVFTVNIVSHAIAEAMHVCAVPFGSGHDELQAAGLTAMPGTLVASPWIKEAPAAFECRRHVTLEVGKSRQIILGEIVFAHYHHDVIDVERMRIDPAKLDTIARLGGNTCSTIRDRFEMPTPTLAEFEAGLEPDKLQSS, from the coding sequence ATGGACGCCGTCGCTCCTCCTGATGCCGTGACGTTCGACTTCCGAACGCTGTCGGCGCGTGACCGCTACAAATTGATGATCGGCACCGTGGTGCCGCGGCCGATCGCGCTGGTGACCACGGTCAACCCTGAGGGATTGATCAACGCGGCCCCCTTTAGCTTCTTCAACTGCCTGTCGGCCGATCCTCCGATCCTGGCGCTCGGGGTGGAGAACCATCCCGATATGTCGTTCAAGGACACCGCGCTCAACATCCGCCTGACCGAGGTATTCACGGTCAATATCGTGTCGCACGCGATCGCCGAAGCAATGCACGTTTGCGCGGTGCCGTTCGGCTCCGGGCATGACGAATTGCAAGCGGCAGGGCTCACGGCAATGCCCGGCACCCTGGTTGCGTCGCCCTGGATCAAGGAGGCGCCCGCCGCCTTCGAATGCCGCCGTCATGTCACTCTGGAAGTCGGCAAATCCCGCCAGATCATCCTGGGTGAAATCGTGTTCGCGCACTATCATCACGACGTCATCGACGTCGAGCGGATGCGGATCGACCCGGCCAAACTGGACACCATCGCGCGGCTCGGCGGAAATACCTGCTCCACCATCCGCGACCGTTTCGAGATGCCGACACCGACGCTTGCCGAATTCGAAGCCGGCCTGGAGCCGGATAAGCTGCAATCATCATGA
- a CDS encoding amidohydrolase family protein, whose protein sequence is MTGRRTVIRGGLVLDPQGRAALGDVLIEDGRILAIENPGFEVSDDAEGLSATDRMLIPGLISAHTHSHGALNRGAVDDKVSLEMFLTGAGASTRSRGIDDKYLSAALSAAEMIRKGCTACFDLTVELPGPSREGISAVARAYRDAGMRAVVAPMIADRTIYQALPGLLDALPDDLRSQCAALAAAPIESTLSTCTDILANWEFDRRFIRPALGPTIPLHCSDDFLNHCARLASEHGVPLQTHLAESRAQAALGRTRYGKSLVGHLEDLGFLSERLSAAHAIWLDDDDIARLGQSGVTVAHNPSSNLRLGSGVAPVRKMLRNNVAVGVGTDASNTSDGQNMFEATRLASYLSRIDGFASDEWLSAGEAFGLATEGSAKVLGFEKTGRLAVGYEADIVFLRLDSPHFVPLRSPLTQMVFAENGASVHTVMIGGRIVFHDGKLLTLDEALLRRQAQEAAHRLDEANAGTFANAAMVSRLVGAFCAAQGCTGHTLPRKLSLACEG, encoded by the coding sequence ATGACCGGGCGCCGCACCGTCATTCGCGGAGGCCTGGTGCTCGATCCCCAAGGGCGCGCCGCGCTTGGGGACGTGCTGATCGAAGACGGCAGGATCCTTGCGATCGAAAATCCCGGTTTTGAGGTTTCCGACGACGCAGAGGGGCTGTCGGCTACCGACCGGATGCTGATTCCCGGCCTGATCAGCGCGCATACGCATTCGCATGGCGCGCTCAACCGGGGCGCGGTCGACGACAAGGTCTCGCTGGAAATGTTCCTGACCGGCGCGGGAGCCTCCACCCGATCGCGTGGCATCGACGACAAATATCTGAGCGCGGCACTTTCCGCGGCCGAAATGATCCGGAAAGGTTGCACGGCCTGTTTCGATCTCACGGTTGAGCTTCCGGGGCCTTCGCGCGAAGGAATTTCCGCCGTGGCCCGGGCCTATCGCGATGCAGGCATGCGCGCCGTGGTCGCGCCCATGATCGCCGACCGGACCATCTATCAGGCGCTACCCGGTCTGTTGGATGCGCTACCCGATGATTTGCGATCGCAATGCGCTGCGCTGGCGGCGGCGCCGATCGAAAGCACATTATCGACCTGCACCGACATTTTGGCGAATTGGGAATTCGACCGTCGCTTCATTCGCCCGGCGCTGGGCCCAACCATCCCGCTGCATTGCTCGGATGATTTCCTCAACCATTGTGCGCGGCTTGCGAGCGAGCACGGGGTGCCGCTGCAAACCCATCTGGCGGAATCGCGCGCGCAGGCAGCCCTCGGGCGGACGCGATACGGCAAGAGCCTGGTCGGCCATCTGGAAGACCTCGGCTTCCTGTCGGAGCGGCTGAGCGCGGCGCATGCCATCTGGCTCGATGACGATGACATCGCAAGGCTTGGCCAATCCGGCGTAACGGTCGCGCACAATCCCTCCAGCAACCTTCGGCTTGGATCGGGTGTCGCTCCGGTTCGCAAGATGCTGCGAAACAACGTCGCCGTCGGCGTCGGCACCGACGCCAGCAACACCTCCGACGGACAAAACATGTTCGAGGCGACGCGGCTCGCATCCTATCTGTCCCGTATCGACGGTTTTGCCAGCGACGAATGGCTGTCGGCGGGTGAGGCTTTTGGTCTCGCCACCGAGGGATCGGCAAAAGTCCTGGGCTTTGAAAAAACCGGCCGGCTGGCGGTGGGGTACGAGGCTGATATCGTGTTCCTCCGGCTCGACAGTCCGCATTTCGTTCCGCTGCGCTCGCCGCTAACTCAGATGGTGTTTGCCGAGAACGGCGCCTCCGTTCACACCGTCATGATCGGCGGCCGCATCGTCTTTCACGACGGCAAACTCCTGACGCTGGATGAGGCGTTGCTGCGGCGGCAGGCGCAGGAAGCCGCGCACAGATTGGATGAGGCAAACGCCGGCACGTTCGCAAACGCGGCGATGGTCTCGCGGCTGGTCGGCGCATTTTGCGCGGCTCAGGGTTGCACCGGCCACACGCTGCCGCGAAAGCTCAGTCTGGCTTGCGAGGGCTAG
- a CDS encoding formamidase translates to MNGLGGLNKSPEGVVIGLVQLQLPVVVTKADLARQTERIVHMVGKARRNLGTMDLVVFPEYSLHGLSMDTNPAIMCSLDGPEVAAFKKACIDNKIWGCFSIMEFNPDGNPYNSGLIIDDQGEIKLYYRKFHPWIPVEPWEPGDVGIPVVEGPKGTKIALIICHDGMFPEMARECAYKGAEIMIRTAGYTAPIRESWRFTNQANAFQNLMITANVCMCGSDGSFDSMGEGMIVNFDGSIIAHGTTGRADEIITAEVRPDLVREARIHWGVENNIYQLWHRGYVAVKGGAMDCPYTFMQDMVAGTFRLPWEDQVKVTDGTSCGFPVPTRVFGAKAAKAAE, encoded by the coding sequence ATGAACGGACTTGGCGGCCTCAACAAATCGCCCGAAGGCGTCGTCATCGGGCTCGTTCAATTGCAATTGCCGGTGGTGGTGACCAAGGCCGACCTCGCGCGGCAGACCGAGCGCATCGTCCATATGGTGGGCAAGGCGCGCCGCAACCTCGGCACCATGGATCTTGTGGTGTTTCCCGAATATTCGCTGCATGGGCTGTCGATGGACACCAACCCGGCGATCATGTGCAGCCTCGACGGGCCGGAAGTCGCCGCCTTCAAGAAGGCCTGCATCGACAACAAGATCTGGGGCTGTTTTTCCATCATGGAGTTCAACCCCGACGGTAATCCCTATAATTCCGGCCTGATCATCGACGATCAGGGCGAGATAAAACTCTATTACCGGAAATTCCATCCGTGGATACCGGTCGAGCCCTGGGAGCCCGGCGATGTCGGCATTCCCGTCGTCGAGGGACCGAAGGGGACAAAGATCGCGCTGATCATTTGCCATGACGGCATGTTCCCGGAGATGGCGCGCGAATGCGCCTATAAAGGCGCCGAGATCATGATCCGCACCGCCGGCTATACCGCGCCGATCCGCGAAAGCTGGCGTTTTACCAACCAGGCCAACGCATTCCAGAACTTGATGATCACCGCCAATGTCTGCATGTGCGGCTCCGATGGCTCGTTCGATTCCATGGGCGAAGGCATGATCGTGAACTTTGATGGCTCTATCATCGCCCACGGAACGACGGGGCGCGCCGACGAGATCATCACCGCCGAGGTACGGCCGGACCTGGTGCGCGAGGCGCGGATTCACTGGGGCGTCGAGAACAACATCTACCAGCTCTGGCACCGCGGCTATGTGGCGGTGAAGGGCGGCGCGATGGATTGCCCCTATACCTTCATGCAGGACATGGTCGCCGGCACCTTCCGCCTGCCGTGGGAGGATCAGGTCAAGGTGACCGACGGCACCTCTTGCGGTTTCCCGGTGCCGACGCGCGTGTTCGGGGCGAAGGCCGCGAAAGCGGCGGAATAG